One genomic segment of Desulfonatronum thioautotrophicum includes these proteins:
- a CDS encoding HAD family hydrolase, with amino-acid sequence MTNSSTSAKVLTKDRFDAVIFDMDGVVTDTAGLHGKSWKEMFDRFLEEHARKTGDKQEPFDLGRDYLEYVDGKPRFDGVRSFLASRGISLPEGSLEDEPGMDSVFALGNWKNELFGKLLKEEGAVAYPGTLDLIRKLHAANIKTAIISSSKNAEAILRSANVLELFEVKVDGVDSLELGIKGKPAPDIFWRAAEELGVEIPRAVVVEDAISGVQAGKAGKFGLVIGVNRGSDPEALRRNGADVVVADLSEVTVA; translated from the coding sequence ATGACCAATTCCAGCACGTCTGCCAAGGTACTGACCAAGGACCGCTTTGATGCCGTCATTTTCGACATGGACGGGGTCGTTACCGATACAGCGGGGCTGCACGGCAAGTCCTGGAAGGAGATGTTCGATCGATTTCTGGAAGAGCATGCCCGCAAAACCGGGGACAAACAGGAACCTTTTGACCTGGGACGGGACTATCTGGAGTATGTGGATGGTAAACCACGTTTTGACGGGGTGCGCAGCTTTCTGGCCTCCCGGGGAATTTCCCTGCCAGAGGGCTCCCTGGAGGATGAACCGGGCATGGACTCCGTATTTGCCCTGGGCAACTGGAAGAACGAATTATTTGGTAAGCTGCTGAAGGAGGAGGGGGCCGTGGCCTATCCAGGCACGTTGGATTTGATCCGAAAGTTGCACGCTGCAAACATCAAGACCGCAATTATTTCCTCCAGCAAGAATGCCGAAGCCATCTTGCGCTCAGCCAATGTACTTGAACTGTTCGAGGTCAAGGTGGACGGCGTGGATTCCCTGGAACTGGGCATCAAGGGGAAGCCGGCACCGGACATTTTTTGGCGCGCCGCGGAGGAATTGGGCGTGGAGATTCCCCGGGCAGTGGTGGTGGAAGACGCCATTTCCGGCGTGCAGGCCGGAAAGGCCGGAAAATTCGGATTGGTCATCGGAGTCAACCGGGGCAGTGATCCGGAAGCGTTGCGGCGCAATGGAGCGGACGTGGTTGTTGCGGACCTGTCGGAAGTGACCGTGGCGTGA
- a CDS encoding MBL fold metallo-hydrolase, giving the protein MRIYFLGVGEAFDEFYPNTSLLIYLPGPSGPAKTPEEGGDVHVLLDCGFTAPTAYYRYAPRGADEKESEDQPGLRGGDQWVIQPDVIWISHFHGDHFLGLPLMLLRFWEEGRKKMLTIFGPEGVESKVWSAFELAYPGFRERIDFPIVFLNVGPEMSGELLGMRWSTAANAHSLSAPCLTLRLDHAGKSLVYSGDGRPTSASERLAQGADLLVHEAYALEGEPPGHGTVARCLELAGSAGVKHLALVHVQRKVRAEKAEEIRALLNTAEGVTATLPEPGTVIVLET; this is encoded by the coding sequence ATGCGGATTTATTTTTTAGGCGTCGGTGAGGCTTTCGATGAGTTCTATCCGAATACCTCGCTGCTGATTTATCTTCCCGGCCCATCCGGGCCAGCCAAGACGCCTGAGGAGGGCGGGGACGTGCATGTTCTCCTGGACTGTGGATTTACGGCTCCAACAGCCTACTACCGATATGCCCCTCGAGGTGCTGACGAGAAAGAATCTGAAGACCAGCCTGGCCTTCGAGGTGGCGACCAATGGGTCATTCAGCCGGATGTCATCTGGATCTCCCATTTTCACGGGGATCATTTTTTGGGACTGCCTTTGATGCTGCTACGATTCTGGGAAGAAGGGCGAAAGAAGATGTTGACCATTTTCGGTCCCGAAGGGGTGGAAAGCAAGGTCTGGTCCGCTTTTGAGCTGGCCTATCCCGGATTTCGGGAGCGGATCGACTTCCCGATTGTCTTTCTGAACGTCGGACCGGAGATGAGCGGAGAGTTGTTGGGAATGCGTTGGTCCACGGCGGCCAATGCCCACAGTCTCTCGGCTCCGTGCCTGACCCTGCGGCTGGACCATGCCGGAAAATCCCTCGTTTACAGTGGTGACGGGCGACCGACCTCAGCCTCCGAGCGCCTTGCTCAAGGTGCGGACCTGCTCGTTCATGAGGCCTACGCACTGGAAGGCGAACCTCCGGGCCACGGCACTGTGGCCCGGTGTCTGGAATTGGCCGGAAGTGCCGGGGTCAAGCATTTGGCCCTGGTTCATGTGCAACGTAAGGTCCGCGCCGAGAAGGCCGAGGAAATTCGAGCTCTGCTGAACACTGCCGAGGGGGTCACGGCCACGTTGCCCGAACCCGGAACGGTCATCGTGCTTGAAACGTAA
- the nifJ gene encoding pyruvate:ferredoxin (flavodoxin) oxidoreductase gives MAKKIQSVDGNTATAHVAYALSEVAAIYPITPSTPMGEVSDDWAAKGRKNAWDQVLAIREMQSEAGAAGAVHGSLAAGALTTTFTAAQGLLLMIPNMFKISGELLPGVFHVSARAVAAHALSIFGDHQDIYATRQTGFAMLASNSVQEAHDMAIVAHLSAIDSSVPFMHFFDGFRTSHEIQKVELEDYADIAKLVNQDALAKFRARAMNPEHPHIRGTAQNPDIYFQGREASNSFYTKVPAIVAANMEKVGQLTGRPLKLFDYVGAPDADRVIIAMGSGCETIEEVITYLQAKGEKVGMIKVRLYRPFAPDALFDALPATAKTVTVLDRTKEPGSLGDPLYLDVCTAALERGISGVKFLGGRYGLGSKEFSPAMAAAVYQNMAQAQPKNHFVVGIEDDVTNTSLPLDPSFPDVTPAGTIQCKFWGLGADGTVGANKEAIKIIGDATDMFVQAYFAYDSKKSGGITISHLRFGKSPIKSTYLITQADYVACHNPAYVTQYDLLEGAKPGGTFVLNAPWSLNELETKLPASLKRDIATKKMKFYTIDAVKIAQEVGLGGRINMIMQTAFFKLAEVIPFDQAVAMLKNSIKKAYGAKGDKIVNMNNAAVDKAAAALQPVDYPASWADASGKAPAARQEPEFVSKVMRPMLAQQGDKLPVSCFTPDGIFPTATSQYEKRGVAIMVPEWIAENCIQCNQCAFVCPHSALLPILAKDDELAGAPASFDMVEAKGKELKGFKYRVQVDTLDCMGCGNCADICPSKEKALVMKPLATQTPAQVPNYDFAVTVPIKDSVMSRTSVKGSQFQKSLMEFSGACSGCGETPYVKVMTQLYGERMVIANATGCSSIWGASAPTTPYAVNKDGHGPAWGNSLFEDCAEFGFGIGLGIRQRRERLAQLMESALSNGADGELASAMRSWLAGKDDPDASRAAGDKLKALLADNTDAKYAEIKACADLYTKKSVWSFGGDGWAYDIGFGGLDHVMASGEDINILVMDTEVYSNTGGQSSKATPTGAIAKFAAAGKQIRKKDLARMLMTYGYVYVAAVGMGANKNQFLKALTEAESYKGPSIIIAYAPCINQGLKKGMGKTQEQTQNAVESGYWPLFRFDPRRALRGENPLIIDSKAPDGTIQDFLMSENRFAALAKASPEDAKKLRDAVEQEVNERWRILNLMAEANPYSETDVAPLPACVLTDTAEHATPDANIEPCDSGRAGV, from the coding sequence ATGGCCAAAAAAATCCAAAGTGTCGACGGCAACACCGCAACGGCTCACGTAGCCTATGCCCTGAGCGAGGTTGCCGCCATTTACCCCATTACCCCCTCCACGCCCATGGGCGAAGTCAGCGACGACTGGGCGGCCAAGGGCCGCAAGAACGCCTGGGACCAGGTTCTGGCAATCCGCGAGATGCAGTCCGAGGCCGGCGCGGCCGGCGCTGTGCACGGCTCCCTGGCCGCCGGTGCCCTGACCACCACCTTCACCGCAGCCCAGGGCCTGCTGCTGATGATTCCGAATATGTTCAAGATCTCCGGGGAGCTGCTGCCCGGCGTGTTCCATGTTTCGGCCCGGGCAGTGGCCGCCCACGCCCTGTCCATCTTCGGCGACCACCAGGACATCTACGCCACCCGCCAGACCGGGTTTGCCATGCTGGCTTCCAATTCGGTTCAGGAAGCCCATGACATGGCCATTGTCGCCCACTTGAGCGCCATCGATTCATCGGTGCCCTTCATGCACTTTTTCGACGGGTTCCGAACCTCCCACGAAATTCAGAAGGTCGAGCTCGAAGACTACGCGGACATCGCCAAGCTGGTGAACCAGGACGCCCTGGCTAAATTCCGCGCCCGGGCCATGAATCCGGAGCATCCGCACATCCGGGGCACGGCCCAGAATCCGGACATTTATTTCCAGGGCCGGGAGGCTTCCAATTCCTTCTACACCAAGGTGCCGGCCATCGTGGCCGCGAACATGGAAAAGGTCGGTCAGCTCACCGGTCGGCCGCTGAAGCTCTTCGACTACGTGGGCGCTCCGGACGCAGACCGGGTGATCATCGCCATGGGCAGCGGCTGTGAGACCATCGAGGAAGTGATCACCTATCTCCAGGCCAAGGGCGAAAAGGTCGGGATGATCAAGGTGCGGCTGTACCGCCCCTTTGCCCCGGACGCCCTGTTTGACGCCCTGCCGGCCACGGCCAAGACCGTGACCGTTCTGGACCGCACCAAGGAACCCGGCTCCCTGGGTGATCCCCTCTATTTGGATGTCTGTACCGCGGCCCTGGAGCGCGGCATCAGCGGCGTGAAATTCCTGGGTGGCCGCTACGGCCTGGGCTCCAAGGAGTTCAGCCCGGCCATGGCCGCGGCGGTGTACCAGAACATGGCCCAGGCCCAGCCCAAGAACCACTTCGTCGTAGGCATTGAAGACGACGTCACCAATACGTCCCTGCCTCTGGACCCGTCCTTTCCGGACGTCACTCCGGCCGGCACCATCCAGTGCAAGTTCTGGGGACTGGGCGCGGACGGCACCGTGGGCGCGAACAAGGAAGCCATCAAGATCATCGGCGACGCCACGGACATGTTCGTTCAGGCCTACTTTGCCTACGACTCCAAGAAGTCCGGCGGGATCACCATCTCCCACCTGCGCTTCGGCAAGTCACCCATCAAGTCCACCTACCTGATCACCCAGGCCGACTACGTGGCCTGCCACAACCCGGCCTACGTCACCCAGTACGACCTGCTGGAAGGGGCCAAGCCCGGCGGGACCTTCGTGCTCAACGCGCCCTGGTCCCTGAACGAACTGGAAACAAAGCTGCCCGCCTCCCTGAAGCGGGACATCGCCACCAAGAAGATGAAGTTCTATACCATCGACGCGGTGAAGATCGCCCAGGAAGTGGGCCTGGGCGGACGGATCAACATGATCATGCAGACCGCCTTTTTCAAGCTGGCCGAGGTCATTCCCTTTGACCAGGCCGTGGCCATGCTCAAGAACTCCATCAAGAAAGCCTACGGCGCCAAGGGCGACAAGATCGTGAACATGAACAACGCCGCCGTGGACAAGGCCGCCGCGGCCCTGCAGCCCGTGGACTACCCGGCATCCTGGGCCGACGCCTCGGGCAAGGCCCCGGCTGCCCGCCAGGAGCCGGAATTCGTTTCCAAGGTGATGCGGCCCATGCTGGCCCAACAGGGCGACAAGCTGCCCGTGTCCTGCTTCACCCCGGACGGCATCTTCCCCACGGCGACCTCACAGTATGAGAAGCGCGGCGTGGCCATCATGGTCCCGGAATGGATTGCCGAGAACTGCATCCAGTGCAACCAGTGCGCCTTTGTCTGCCCACACTCTGCCCTGCTGCCGATCCTGGCCAAGGACGACGAGTTGGCCGGAGCCCCGGCCTCCTTTGACATGGTCGAGGCCAAAGGCAAGGAACTCAAGGGATTCAAGTACCGGGTCCAGGTGGACACCCTGGACTGCATGGGCTGCGGCAACTGCGCGGACATCTGCCCGTCCAAGGAAAAGGCCCTGGTGATGAAGCCCCTGGCCACCCAGACCCCGGCCCAGGTTCCCAACTACGACTTTGCCGTGACCGTGCCGATCAAAGACAGCGTCATGAGCCGGACATCGGTCAAGGGCAGCCAGTTCCAGAAGTCCCTGATGGAGTTTTCCGGAGCCTGTTCCGGTTGTGGCGAAACTCCATACGTCAAGGTAATGACCCAGCTCTACGGCGAGCGCATGGTCATCGCCAACGCCACCGGCTGCTCCTCCATCTGGGGCGCCTCGGCACCCACCACCCCCTATGCGGTGAACAAGGACGGCCACGGCCCGGCCTGGGGCAATTCCCTGTTTGAGGACTGCGCGGAATTCGGTTTTGGCATCGGACTGGGTATTCGGCAGCGGCGGGAGCGGCTGGCCCAGCTCATGGAAAGCGCGCTGAGTAACGGCGCTGACGGCGAACTGGCCTCGGCCATGCGCTCCTGGCTGGCCGGCAAGGACGATCCGGACGCCTCCCGGGCCGCGGGCGACAAGCTCAAGGCACTGTTGGCGGACAATACGGATGCCAAATACGCCGAAATCAAGGCCTGCGCGGATCTGTACACCAAGAAGTCCGTCTGGTCCTTTGGCGGCGACGGCTGGGCCTATGACATCGGCTTCGGCGGCCTGGACCATGTCATGGCCTCGGGAGAGGACATCAACATCCTGGTCATGGATACCGAAGTCTACTCCAACACCGGTGGCCAGTCCTCCAAGGCCACGCCCACCGGAGCCATCGCCAAATTCGCCGCGGCCGGCAAGCAGATCCGCAAGAAGGATCTGGCCCGGATGCTGATGACCTACGGCTATGTCTACGTTGCCGCCGTGGGCATGGGCGCGAACAAGAACCAGTTCCTCAAGGCCCTGACCGAGGCCGAGAGCTACAAGGGACCGTCGATCATCATCGCCTACGCGCCCTGCATCAACCAGGGCCTGAAAAAGGGCATGGGCAAGACCCAGGAGCAGACCCAGAATGCCGTGGAATCCGGCTACTGGCCGCTGTTCCGCTTTGACCCCCGTCGGGCCCTGCGCGGCGAGAACCCGCTGATCATCGATTCCAAGGCCCCGGACGGCACCATCCAGGACTTCCTGATGAGCGAAAACCGCTTCGCGGCCCTGGCCAAGGCCAGCCCCGAAGACGCCAAGAAGCTGCGGGATGCCGTGGAGCAGGAGGTCAACGAGCGCTGGCGGATCCTGAACCTGATGGCCGAGGCCAACCCGTACAGCGAAACCGACGTGGCCCCGCTGCCGGCCTGCGTGCTCACGGACACCGCGGAACACGCCACCCCGGACGCGAACATCGAACCCTGCGATTCCGGGCGCGCTGGAGTGTAA
- a CDS encoding MFS transporter produces the protein MNSSKAELSPKSNTPTWAGRREIFGWAMFDLANQAYTTLIITVVFGVVFTRVIVGDGPDYRLGNLLWSLSLAASYALVVVIGPVCGAIMDYAAVKKRFLFASYLLTVFTTACLYFVAPGQIALAMTLIIISNFGYALGEAFIAGFLPSLGPPEKLGRISGFGWALGYAGGLVATGIVLLGLGGIATDNFANLRLVGPLAALFFLLGAIPTFLWVREPEIRSGYRDIHSALPKQTFMRIGFQRVTWTLRRLDRFRDLGMFLASLFFAMAGLSIIISFAFIYGDQIIRWDPLYQMLMFVLTQVAAAGGALVFGLLQDRIGAKRTYNLTLLLWIAAVAMIAVTPQLTGMLNRNLGLSLEAQQVFLGAGCLAGLGLGSLQSSARALVGRLTPQSKAAEFFGFWNMTVKLAAIFGILGLGVLQVRFGLQLSVLLCLVFFVTALAIAQLVNQRRGEAAALVEGGETGQ, from the coding sequence GTGAATTCTTCCAAAGCGGAATTATCTCCAAAATCCAACACCCCCACTTGGGCCGGGCGACGGGAAATTTTCGGCTGGGCCATGTTCGACCTGGCCAACCAAGCCTACACCACGCTGATCATCACCGTGGTCTTCGGGGTGGTTTTCACCAGGGTGATCGTTGGTGACGGACCGGACTACCGTCTGGGAAACCTGCTCTGGAGCCTTTCCCTGGCTGCCAGCTATGCCCTGGTGGTCGTCATCGGGCCGGTTTGCGGCGCGATCATGGACTATGCCGCGGTCAAAAAGCGGTTTCTCTTCGCCAGTTACCTCCTGACGGTGTTCACCACGGCCTGCCTGTATTTTGTCGCTCCCGGGCAGATTGCCCTGGCCATGACCTTGATCATCATCTCCAATTTTGGCTACGCACTGGGAGAGGCCTTTATCGCTGGATTTTTACCCAGTCTGGGGCCTCCGGAAAAGCTGGGCCGGATTTCCGGTTTTGGTTGGGCCCTGGGCTATGCGGGCGGGCTGGTGGCCACCGGAATCGTGCTGCTGGGTCTGGGAGGCATTGCCACGGACAACTTCGCCAATCTGCGCCTGGTGGGGCCCCTGGCAGCACTCTTTTTCCTCCTGGGCGCGATCCCCACCTTTCTTTGGGTGCGTGAACCGGAAATACGGTCGGGTTATCGGGACATTCATTCCGCCCTGCCCAAGCAGACCTTCATGCGGATAGGATTTCAGCGAGTGACCTGGACCCTGCGCCGGCTGGACCGGTTTCGGGATCTTGGAATGTTTTTGGCATCCCTGTTTTTCGCCATGGCCGGGCTGTCCATCATCATCAGCTTTGCCTTCATCTATGGAGATCAAATCATTCGATGGGATCCGCTGTATCAGATGCTGATGTTCGTCCTGACCCAGGTTGCCGCGGCTGGCGGTGCATTGGTGTTCGGCTTGTTGCAGGATCGGATCGGAGCCAAGCGCACCTATAACCTGACGCTGCTGCTCTGGATTGCCGCTGTGGCCATGATCGCCGTGACACCGCAATTGACCGGCATGCTCAATCGCAACCTGGGGCTCTCCCTGGAGGCGCAGCAAGTCTTTCTCGGCGCTGGATGCCTGGCCGGACTCGGTCTTGGCTCGCTTCAGTCATCGGCCAGGGCCCTGGTGGGCCGGCTGACGCCGCAAAGCAAGGCAGCCGAATTTTTCGGCTTCTGGAACATGACCGTCAAGCTGGCGGCCATCTTCGGTATTCTTGGATTGGGGGTTCTTCAGGTCCGTTTTGGTCTGCAACTTTCGGTCCTGCTCTGCCTGGTGTTTTTCGTCACGGCCCTGGCAATCGCCCAGCTGGTGAACCAGCGCCGCGGGGAAGCGGCAGCGCTTGTGGAAGGTGGCGAGACAGGGCAGTAG
- a CDS encoding ABC1 kinase family protein, producing MRSYYAPQRIWGAFRFLATIFATVLKRRHILFIPPLGPAALKKTVLDLGVSFIKLAQVLATRADFFTEEYLVELRTIHDEVAPMSQADLDTMYQRAFGDAPPFIRFEPQPMASASIGQVHWAQLADGTEVAVKIRRLDIERKVQVDIRILEFFLGLFRPFFSMYTRNSLEAVLTEFSAMILKEVDMSIERDNLRKFREMYTRKDVRFPTYYPSYSNHDALVMSFEHGVRVDDAAGLERLGIPFDRIMDTLVDFYTEQMLVKGLFHADPHPGNLFVGDDGTLILLDFGMVKRLTNSSKMAMIEMVDAASARDFELFIAACERLGVITPTAPPEEMLEFAERMFDIFGNIDLDAASMQSLALDVLFSMKETPFKMPQEVVYVLRASTLIEGLGTNYVENFNGVKDILPVLREKLPKALGFDQGLVSQVRREISTLPLTFKRVKTIITDLSEQKLQIKISRHTIDQINERIRGLLRPLVGGFLCIITAFFILLLDLDYGRAIAITLFLFGLLRMYLGVR from the coding sequence ATGCGTAGCTATTACGCTCCGCAGCGGATTTGGGGTGCGTTTCGGTTCCTGGCGACCATTTTCGCCACGGTCCTAAAGCGCCGACACATCCTCTTCATTCCGCCCCTGGGGCCCGCGGCCTTGAAAAAGACCGTTCTGGATCTGGGCGTCAGCTTCATCAAGCTGGCCCAGGTCCTGGCCACGCGGGCGGATTTTTTTACCGAAGAGTACCTAGTGGAGTTGCGCACCATTCATGACGAGGTCGCGCCCATGAGCCAGGCTGATCTGGACACCATGTACCAGCGGGCCTTTGGGGATGCTCCGCCATTTATCCGGTTTGAGCCCCAGCCCATGGCCAGTGCGTCCATTGGCCAGGTCCACTGGGCCCAACTGGCCGACGGAACCGAGGTGGCGGTGAAGATCCGCCGACTGGACATCGAGCGCAAGGTCCAGGTGGACATTCGCATTCTGGAGTTCTTCCTGGGCCTGTTCCGTCCGTTCTTCAGCATGTACACCCGCAATTCCCTGGAGGCCGTGTTGACCGAGTTTTCGGCCATGATCCTCAAGGAAGTGGATATGTCCATCGAACGGGACAATCTGCGCAAGTTCCGGGAGATGTATACACGCAAAGACGTGCGCTTTCCCACCTACTACCCCAGCTACAGCAACCATGACGCCCTGGTGATGAGTTTTGAACACGGCGTGCGGGTGGATGACGCCGCCGGGCTGGAGCGTCTGGGGATACCCTTTGACCGGATCATGGACACGCTGGTGGATTTCTATACCGAGCAGATGCTGGTCAAGGGGCTTTTTCACGCCGACCCGCACCCGGGGAATCTGTTCGTGGGCGATGACGGAACCCTGATCCTCCTGGATTTCGGCATGGTCAAGCGCCTGACCAACTCTTCCAAGATGGCCATGATCGAGATGGTGGATGCGGCTTCAGCCAGGGATTTTGAGTTATTTATTGCGGCCTGTGAGCGTCTGGGGGTGATCACGCCCACGGCTCCGCCCGAGGAAATGCTGGAGTTCGCCGAGCGGATGTTCGACATTTTCGGGAACATCGATCTGGACGCTGCCAGCATGCAGAGTCTGGCCCTGGACGTGTTGTTTTCCATGAAGGAAACGCCGTTCAAGATGCCCCAAGAGGTGGTCTATGTGCTGCGGGCCAGCACGCTCATCGAGGGTCTGGGCACCAATTACGTGGAAAATTTTAACGGGGTGAAGGACATCCTGCCCGTGCTCCGGGAAAAGCTGCCCAAGGCCCTGGGCTTTGATCAGGGTCTGGTCAGCCAGGTCCGGCGGGAAATCAGCACCCTGCCGCTGACCTTCAAGCGGGTGAAAACGATCATCACCGATCTCAGCGAACAAAAGCTGCAGATCAAGATTTCCCGGCACACCATCGATCAGATCAACGAGCGGATCAGGGGGTTGTTGCGGCCATTGGTTGGCGGTTTTTTGTGCATAATCACCGCGTTTTTTATCCTCTTGCTGGATCTGGACTATGGGCGAGCCATCGCGATAACTCTTTTTCTCTTCGGACTGCTGCGCATGTACCTTGGAGTGCGCTGA
- a CDS encoding copper resistance protein NlpE N-terminal domain-containing protein, whose amino-acid sequence MAMPIRIVFTLRRIFSVWGGLACGCRSTVERCRGHLFATLIFLMILGVWGCAAPDKEQAWVVDKHTSKIALDWDGTYGGVLPCADCDGLETFITLDQDGAFIQRTRYLGRDDRSFRQQGQFVWKDDGNTIQLLDGLDVADQYHVGENLLFHLDGQGQRITGNLADLYVLTKIADGNEPSPHVLFASEGWRLEELLEQRIDAPASHVPAYGDNVRELPWMQFALYDWRVHGFAGCNRFTGGFALHPGGRLVFSPLGATKMVCPNMQLETAFLDVLARTRTFRLHEHTLTVFDSQATPLARFQRDTR is encoded by the coding sequence ATGGCAATGCCGATCAGAATAGTATTTACATTGCGCCGAATTTTCAGTGTCTGGGGGGGGCTTGCTTGCGGGTGCCGGAGCACCGTGGAACGGTGTCGTGGGCACCTGTTTGCGACCCTGATCTTTCTGATGATTCTTGGAGTCTGGGGGTGTGCGGCCCCAGACAAAGAGCAAGCGTGGGTCGTGGACAAACACACCTCAAAGATCGCCCTGGATTGGGATGGGACATACGGCGGGGTATTGCCTTGCGCTGACTGCGATGGACTGGAAACCTTCATCACTTTGGACCAAGACGGGGCCTTTATACAGAGAACGCGATATCTGGGCAGGGATGACCGCTCCTTTCGTCAGCAGGGGCAATTCGTCTGGAAGGATGACGGGAATACCATCCAATTGCTGGATGGGCTGGATGTTGCGGATCAATACCATGTCGGTGAAAATCTACTTTTTCACCTGGACGGCCAGGGGCAACGCATCACCGGGAACCTGGCGGATCTCTATGTCCTGACCAAGATCGCCGATGGGAACGAGCCGTCTCCCCATGTGTTGTTCGCCTCTGAAGGGTGGCGACTGGAGGAGCTCCTGGAGCAACGCATCGATGCGCCCGCATCTCATGTGCCAGCATATGGGGACAATGTCCGGGAACTCCCCTGGATGCAATTTGCCTTGTACGACTGGCGGGTGCACGGCTTTGCCGGTTGTAATCGATTTACCGGCGGCTTTGCGCTGCATCCCGGTGGACGCCTTGTTTTTTCACCACTTGGGGCGACCAAGATGGTCTGTCCGAATATGCAACTGGAAACAGCTTTTCTGGATGTCCTTGCCAGGACACGAACCTTCCGGTTGCATGAGCACACCCTGACGGTTTTTGACTCGCAAGCAACCCCGCTGGCCCGCTTTCAGCGTGACACCCGGTAA
- a CDS encoding DMT family transporter: MCIPWNRLRGYLQLGGVDRLATGALVLATVLWAGSFIAMKLAIDVYGPMFVVFARLVLASGCLLLLVGRFKSERYQRGDWKLLLFMALCEPCLYFVCEGLALTYTSASQAGMIVALLPLMVAVSAWVVLKERLRPKTWFGFLLAISGVIWLTLLSESTESAPNPMLGNFLEFLAMCCATGSMIALKKLCTRFSPLFLTTVQAFVGCIFFLPILFFPGTPLPDSFHLGAVLSILYLGIGVTIVAYWLYNFGISRIPAGQASIFVNLIPVITLFLGWLILGERLVPLQYAASLLVLAGVFLSQGSQTPPRSVPVTVKPRPRQ; encoded by the coding sequence GTGTGCATACCATGGAACAGGCTCAGGGGGTATCTGCAGTTGGGCGGTGTTGATCGGCTGGCCACCGGAGCGCTGGTTTTGGCCACGGTTCTTTGGGCCGGATCGTTTATTGCCATGAAATTGGCCATAGATGTCTATGGTCCGATGTTTGTGGTCTTTGCCCGGCTGGTTCTGGCCAGCGGGTGTTTGCTTCTTTTGGTGGGCCGCTTCAAATCCGAGCGGTACCAGCGCGGGGACTGGAAACTGTTGTTGTTCATGGCCCTGTGCGAGCCTTGCCTGTACTTTGTCTGCGAGGGGTTGGCCCTGACCTATACCAGCGCCTCCCAGGCCGGAATGATCGTGGCCTTGCTGCCGCTGATGGTGGCCGTATCTGCCTGGGTGGTGCTTAAAGAGCGTCTGCGGCCGAAAACCTGGTTCGGCTTTCTGCTGGCCATTTCCGGGGTGATCTGGCTGACCCTGCTCTCGGAAAGCACCGAGAGCGCACCCAACCCCATGCTGGGCAATTTTCTGGAATTTCTCGCCATGTGCTGCGCCACCGGGAGCATGATTGCCTTGAAAAAACTCTGCACCCGCTTCAGCCCTCTGTTCTTGACCACGGTGCAGGCCTTTGTCGGATGCATATTTTTTCTGCCGATCCTCTTTTTTCCCGGCACCCCCCTTCCGGACTCCTTTCACTTGGGCGCCGTGCTCTCCATTCTGTATCTCGGGATTGGGGTGACCATCGTGGCCTACTGGCTTTACAATTTCGGGATCAGCCGGATACCGGCCGGCCAGGCCTCGATCTTCGTCAATCTGATCCCTGTGATCACCCTGTTTTTGGGATGGCTGATCCTTGGCGAGCGACTGGTCCCCTTGCAGTATGCGGCCTCGTTGCTGGTCCTGGCCGGGGTATTTCTCAGCCAGGGCAGTCAGACCCCGCCCCGGTCGGTGCCAGTGACCGTGAAACCGCGACCCCGGCAGTAG